One part of the Desulfobacterales bacterium genome encodes these proteins:
- a CDS encoding radical SAM protein, translated as MTDRKILLICPPVAKPCEPPAGIARLAGVLKGHGVAVRALDANLEGLRHLLNSPVRGSDAWTRRAVRNLATNLKTLTAAPMVEHFDRYKRTVSDLNRILQMAGRPAGIELGLANYQDGRLSPLRSRDLLSAAKNPEKNLFFPYFSQRFDGLLKKENPEAVGFSLNYLSQALTTFAMAGYVRQVSPNARIILGGGLATSWMRIPHWQNPFEKIFDHLVAGAGEAALLDLLEASGDCRDSTPDYDDFSLTAYLSPGSILPYSASSGCYWNRCSFCPERAEENPYQPAPAATVIRDLHVLSAKTRPALIHLLDNAVSPKLMEALTKNPPGPPWYGFARFTAHLADPDFCQRLKQSGCRMLQLGLESGDQKVLDSLNKGIDLEMAAAALNALKKAGIATYVYLLFGTAAETRRAAEKTLNFTAAHSDQIGFLNLAIFNLPAHGPEEPQLNTSEFYDGDLSLYRSFKHPGGWHRQEVRRFLDREFGRHPAIAPILRRDPPIFTSNHAPFFCRQSD; from the coding sequence ATGACTGACCGCAAGATACTTTTAATTTGCCCACCGGTGGCAAAGCCCTGTGAACCCCCTGCCGGCATTGCCAGGCTGGCCGGTGTTCTCAAAGGGCACGGCGTGGCTGTCAGGGCCCTGGATGCCAATCTGGAAGGCTTGCGGCACCTTTTGAATTCCCCCGTCCGGGGTTCCGACGCTTGGACCCGGCGGGCCGTCCGCAACTTGGCTACGAACCTGAAAACGCTGACAGCGGCCCCTATGGTTGAGCATTTCGACCGCTACAAGCGGACGGTTTCCGATCTCAACCGGATACTCCAAATGGCCGGCCGACCGGCGGGCATTGAGTTGGGGCTGGCCAACTACCAGGACGGCCGGCTCTCGCCCCTGCGTAGCCGGGACCTGCTTAGCGCCGCCAAAAACCCTGAAAAAAATCTTTTTTTCCCTTACTTCAGCCAAAGATTTGACGGGCTGCTGAAAAAAGAAAATCCCGAAGCCGTCGGATTCTCCCTCAATTATCTCAGTCAGGCCCTGACCACCTTTGCCATGGCCGGATATGTCCGGCAGGTTTCCCCGAACGCCCGGATCATTCTCGGGGGCGGACTGGCAACTTCCTGGATGAGAATCCCCCATTGGCAAAATCCGTTCGAAAAAATATTCGATCACCTGGTGGCCGGCGCCGGGGAAGCTGCGCTGCTTGACTTGCTGGAAGCATCCGGAGACTGCCGCGACAGCACCCCCGATTATGACGATTTTTCTCTGACCGCCTACCTGTCGCCCGGATCCATCCTGCCTTACAGCGCCTCCAGCGGCTGCTACTGGAACCGCTGCTCCTTCTGTCCGGAACGGGCCGAGGAAAATCCCTACCAACCGGCGCCGGCAGCTACGGTCATCCGCGACCTTCACGTACTTTCGGCAAAGACCCGTCCCGCGCTGATCCATTTACTGGATAATGCCGTGAGTCCGAAACTGATGGAAGCCCTCACAAAAAATCCGCCGGGACCCCCCTGGTATGGTTTTGCCAGATTCACCGCTCACCTGGCGGATCCGGATTTTTGTCAAAGGCTGAAACAATCCGGCTGCCGGATGCTGCAGTTGGGCCTGGAATCGGGGGACCAGAAGGTTCTAGACAGTCTGAATAAGGGGATCGATCTTGAAATGGCGGCGGCCGCCCTCAATGCTCTTAAAAAAGCCGGCATCGCCACTTATGTCTACCTGCTGTTCGGCACCGCGGCTGAAACCCGCAGGGCGGCGGAAAAAACCCTAAACTTTACGGCCGCGCACAGCGACCAAATCGGGTTTCTCAACCTTGCGATCTTTAATCTTCCGGCCCATGGCCCGGAAGAGCCGCAGCTCAACACCTCGGAATTTTATGACGGGGATCTTTCGCTGTATCGAAGCTTCAAACATCCTGGGGGCTGGCACCGGCAGGAAGTGCGCCGGTTTCTAGACAGGGAGTTCGGTCGACACCCGGCCATCGCACCCATATTAAGAAGGGACCCGCCGATCTTTACTTCCAATCACGCGCCGTTTTTTTGTCGGCAGTCTGACTGA
- a CDS encoding dihydrodipicolinate synthase family protein, which yields MLTSHDIQGVVAAIATPFRDNEDLDLEGLKTLTRYLLDGGVDGVMAVGGTGEFPHLSRAEKKTVIRIVADEAKGTVPVIAGTAACTIRECSELMTDARDAGADAAIMVPPYYFILNEEALFLHFKTLAGKNILPVVVYNNPLYTGNPMSPALLARLLQLDNIIGIKQSNADMGQLVEVMRLTEGEASICTGIDSQFFPALMAGAAGIYSTAASIIPIEMKKIYTLFRENKFSEARELHFKVQELNRFLEYDPGYVSPAKEALQILGLPAGPVRLPMPALTPAQKAGLTKALVNLGVL from the coding sequence ATGCTGACATCTCATGATATTCAGGGTGTTGTTGCGGCCATTGCCACACCGTTTAGGGACAATGAAGACCTTGATCTTGAAGGGCTTAAAACACTGACGCGTTATTTGCTGGACGGCGGGGTGGACGGCGTCATGGCGGTCGGCGGCACCGGGGAGTTTCCACACTTGAGTCGCGCGGAAAAGAAAACCGTCATCCGGATTGTGGCAGATGAAGCTAAAGGTACCGTTCCGGTCATTGCCGGCACCGCAGCCTGCACCATTCGCGAGTGCAGCGAACTGATGACCGATGCCCGGGATGCCGGCGCGGACGCTGCCATCATGGTGCCCCCCTATTACTTTATTCTGAACGAGGAAGCCCTGTTTTTACACTTTAAGACCCTGGCGGGAAAAAATATACTTCCGGTGGTGGTTTACAACAACCCGCTATATACCGGCAACCCCATGTCGCCGGCCCTTTTGGCCAGGCTGCTGCAGCTGGACAATATCATCGGGATAAAGCAGAGCAACGCGGATATGGGCCAACTGGTGGAGGTGATGCGGCTGACCGAAGGCGAAGCTTCAATCTGCACAGGGATCGACAGCCAGTTTTTTCCGGCATTGATGGCAGGGGCGGCCGGGATTTATTCAACGGCGGCCAGTATCATTCCTATAGAGATGAAAAAAATTTATACGCTTTTCAGGGAAAACAAGTTTTCCGAAGCCAGGGAGCTGCATTTTAAAGTTCAGGAGTTAAACCGCTTTTTAGAATATGATCCCGGCTATGTGTCGCCGGCCAAGGAAGCCCTGCAGATTCTGGGATTGCCGGCCGGCCCGGTTCGGCTGCCGATGCCCGCGCTGACTCCGGCGCAGAAAGCAGGCCTGACAAAAGCGCTGGTGAATCTCGGTGTGCTGTAG
- the mgtE gene encoding magnesium transporter translates to MNAPAQHSIPSSPPNVEASAIEIDPLRELHPSDIAETLEAMELAPLDIIQTLLRIGNPLAIDAFQQLSFETQLACLESGNTQTMLRFIEQMEPDDRVDLLKKVDTDVWEAMMPLIAQAERNEIRRLWKFAEGTAGAVMTTEYAFLPADIDVRTGLERLRFQAPNKETIYYIYITDAQRHLLGMISLRDLIMSKPQTVLDKIMQTNVISVRHDMEVEEVAAAISKYDFLALPVVDAENRLLGIITVDDVIDIIRAENTEDFHRISAVVPFDEQYFKRPLPRLFWNRFLWLAILLFTSLLSTTIMELNSATLQQMVALAFFIPMVTGTCGNAGTQSATMVVRALALGEIQPRDFPRVFYREILMGLALGCALGLMAYFRVLLQDHNIMLGYIVATALLATLVTANLAGALIPLFLKKINLDPALTAGPFIATIIDAVGITLYFQIAVLLLKAA, encoded by the coding sequence ATGAACGCCCCAGCGCAACATTCAATTCCAAGCAGCCCACCGAATGTGGAAGCATCCGCTATCGAAATCGACCCGTTGCGGGAGCTGCACCCGTCTGATATTGCCGAAACCCTCGAAGCCATGGAGCTGGCGCCGCTGGATATCATTCAAACCCTGCTGCGGATTGGCAACCCCCTGGCGATCGACGCTTTCCAGCAGCTGTCATTTGAAACGCAGCTTGCCTGCCTTGAATCCGGCAATACCCAGACCATGCTGCGATTTATCGAACAAATGGAACCCGACGACCGGGTTGATTTGCTGAAAAAGGTCGACACGGATGTCTGGGAAGCCATGATGCCGCTGATCGCCCAGGCTGAACGCAACGAAATCCGACGCCTGTGGAAGTTTGCCGAAGGAACCGCCGGCGCGGTTATGACCACGGAATATGCTTTTCTGCCGGCTGATATCGACGTACGCACCGGACTTGAGCGCCTGCGCTTTCAGGCCCCCAACAAAGAGACCATCTATTACATTTATATCACGGATGCCCAGCGGCACCTGCTGGGAATGATATCGCTGCGCGATCTGATCATGTCCAAACCCCAGACCGTTTTAGACAAGATCATGCAGACCAACGTGATTTCGGTACGACATGACATGGAAGTTGAAGAAGTGGCCGCAGCCATTTCCAAATATGATTTCCTGGCCCTGCCGGTTGTGGATGCTGAAAATCGCCTTTTGGGAATCATTACCGTTGATGATGTCATCGATATCATCCGGGCTGAAAACACCGAGGACTTTCATCGGATTTCCGCCGTGGTCCCCTTTGATGAACAGTATTTCAAGCGTCCCCTGCCGCGACTGTTCTGGAACCGCTTTCTGTGGCTGGCGATTCTGCTGTTTACCTCGCTGCTGTCCACCACCATAATGGAATTGAATTCCGCCACCCTGCAACAGATGGTGGCGCTGGCATTCTTTATCCCCATGGTCACGGGAACCTGCGGCAATGCCGGAACGCAATCCGCCACCATGGTGGTGCGGGCACTGGCTCTGGGTGAAATCCAGCCCCGGGATTTTCCCCGGGTGTTTTACCGGGAAATCTTAATGGGACTTGCCCTTGGCTGCGCATTGGGATTGATGGCTTACTTTCGTGTTTTACTGCAGGATCACAACATCATGCTCGGATACATCGTGGCCACGGCCCTGCTGGCCACGCTCGTGACGGCTAATCTGGCGGGCGCGCTGATTCCGCTGTTTCTGAAAAAAATCAACCTGGACCCGGCCCTGACGGCCGGTCCGTTCATTGCTACCATCATTGACGCTGTAGGCATAACGCTTTATTTTCAGATTGCGGTGTTGCTGCTGAAAGCAGCGTAA